Proteins from a single region of Verrucosispora sp. NA02020:
- a CDS encoding DUF4870 domain-containing protein codes for MTEPPRPPGSGDDPTSPLSGSSGQPGYPPPGGYPPPTGDQPPSPGGYGTPGDYPPPGGYPPPGGYPPPGEYPPPGGAPGVGYPTGGYGPPGGGYASNEDKTWTLIAHFGGPLGVVVGGGLLGWVAPLIAMMTRGQQSPVVRAHSVAALNFQLTWAIAGLLSWVLTAITCGLLFFVPFLVWIVPVIFGIIAGVKANEGALYRYPMTYAFVKR; via the coding sequence TGTCGGGCTCGTCGGGCCAGCCCGGCTATCCCCCGCCCGGCGGCTATCCGCCGCCCACCGGCGACCAGCCCCCGTCGCCCGGCGGCTACGGCACTCCGGGTGACTACCCCCCGCCCGGCGGCTACCCGCCGCCCGGCGGTTATCCCCCGCCGGGTGAGTACCCCCCGCCGGGCGGCGCGCCCGGTGTCGGGTACCCGACGGGCGGTTACGGTCCCCCCGGCGGCGGCTACGCCAGCAACGAGGACAAGACCTGGACCCTGATCGCCCACTTCGGCGGCCCGCTCGGGGTGGTCGTGGGCGGCGGTCTGCTGGGCTGGGTCGCGCCGCTGATCGCGATGATGACCCGGGGGCAGCAGAGCCCGGTGGTCCGGGCGCACTCGGTGGCCGCCCTGAACTTCCAGCTCACCTGGGCCATCGCCGGGCTGCTCAGCTGGGTGCTCACCGCGATCACCTGCGGGCTGCTGTTCTTCGTGCCGTTCCTGGTCTGGATCGTGCCGGTGATCTTCGGGATCATCGCCGGGGTCAAGGCCAACGAGGGCGCCCTCTACCGGTACCCGATGACCTACGCCTTCGTGAAGCGCTGA
- the hemW gene encoding radical SAM family heme chaperone HemW, whose product MPGLLPAGEPVPVDGSLPASARAHVGQRGFGVYVHVPFCASRCGYCDFNTYTAEELGGGASREGYADTVLAELALAARVLDGTPPGRVETVFVGGGTPTLLPADDLARILDAIDRTWGLAPDVEVTTEANPESVDPVSLKELRAAGYTRISLGMQSATPGVLAVLDRRHRAGRAPAAALEARDAGFAHVNLDLIYGTPGERAEDFAESLAQVVAAGVDHVSAYALIVEDGTRLAARMRRGELPYPDDDVAAERYLAAEAALGAAGFSWYEVSNWARTPAARCRHNLLYWTGGDWWGLGPGAHSHVGGVRWWNVKHPREYARRLAAGESPGSAREVLTDGEAHMEDVMLRLRLASGLPLDVLDDAGRAAAAQAVAQGLLAAPAHAAGRAVLTVRGRLLADAVVRDLLP is encoded by the coding sequence ATGCCCGGCCTCCTTCCAGCAGGCGAACCCGTACCCGTCGACGGGTCGCTGCCCGCCTCCGCCCGCGCCCACGTCGGGCAGCGGGGCTTCGGGGTGTACGTGCACGTGCCGTTCTGCGCCAGCCGCTGCGGCTACTGCGACTTCAACACGTACACCGCGGAGGAACTCGGCGGCGGCGCGAGTCGCGAGGGGTACGCCGACACGGTGCTCGCCGAGCTGGCGCTGGCCGCGCGGGTGCTGGACGGGACACCACCGGGCCGGGTGGAGACGGTCTTCGTCGGCGGCGGTACCCCCACCCTGCTGCCCGCCGACGACCTGGCCCGCATCCTCGACGCGATCGACCGCACCTGGGGGCTGGCTCCCGACGTCGAGGTGACCACCGAGGCCAACCCGGAGTCGGTCGACCCCGTCTCGCTCAAGGAGCTGCGGGCCGCCGGCTACACCCGGATCTCGCTCGGCATGCAGTCGGCCACGCCCGGGGTGCTCGCCGTGCTCGACCGTCGGCACCGGGCCGGTCGCGCACCGGCCGCCGCACTGGAGGCGCGTGACGCCGGTTTCGCGCACGTCAACCTGGACCTGATCTACGGGACGCCGGGGGAGCGGGCGGAGGACTTCGCCGAGTCGTTGGCCCAGGTGGTGGCGGCGGGCGTCGACCACGTCAGCGCGTACGCCCTGATCGTCGAGGACGGCACCCGGCTGGCCGCGCGGATGCGTCGCGGCGAGTTGCCGTACCCGGACGACGACGTCGCCGCGGAGCGGTACCTGGCCGCCGAGGCCGCCCTCGGCGCGGCCGGTTTCTCCTGGTACGAGGTGTCCAACTGGGCGCGGACGCCGGCCGCCCGGTGCCGGCACAACCTGCTGTACTGGACCGGCGGCGACTGGTGGGGCCTCGGCCCGGGGGCGCACAGCCACGTCGGTGGCGTGCGCTGGTGGAACGTCAAACACCCCCGCGAGTACGCGAGGCGGCTGGCCGCCGGTGAGTCTCCCGGGTCGGCCCGGGAGGTGCTCACCGACGGCGAGGCGCACATGGAGGACGTCATGCTCCGGCTGCGGCTCGCGTCCGGGCTGCCGCTGGACGTCCTCGACGACGCCGGTCGGGCCGCTGCCGCGCAGGCGGTGGCGCAGGGACTGCTCGCCGCGCCCGCCCACGCGGCCGGCCGCGCCGTTCTCACGGTGCGCGGCCGGCTGCTCGCCGACGCCGTGGTGCGGGACCTGCTGCCCTGA
- a CDS encoding enoyl-CoA hydratase-related protein, which produces MTSPDAFVRVATARGVTTLTLDSPHNRNALSTPLMTELLAGLAAAVADDAVRVIVLDHTGPVFCSGADLKETAAAYASGTVPAGMLGDVLAAVRECPKPVLARVAGPTRAGGLGLIAAADLAICAAEATFAFTEVRIGVIPAVISATVLPRLLPRAAAELYLTGDTFDGRRAAEIGLVTAAVPGDELDATVARYLDSLVRGAPTALAGAKDLLHRPPGTDLRAELAELSALSTGYFLSGDGIEGVTAFREKRPPRWVAELDR; this is translated from the coding sequence ATGACCTCTCCCGACGCGTTCGTACGGGTCGCCACGGCCCGCGGGGTGACCACCCTCACCCTGGACAGTCCGCACAACCGCAACGCGCTCTCCACCCCGTTGATGACCGAGCTGCTGGCCGGGCTGGCCGCCGCGGTCGCCGACGACGCGGTCCGGGTGATCGTGCTGGACCACACCGGCCCGGTCTTCTGTTCCGGGGCGGACCTGAAGGAGACGGCGGCGGCGTACGCCAGCGGAACGGTCCCCGCCGGGATGCTGGGTGACGTGCTCGCGGCGGTCCGGGAGTGCCCGAAGCCGGTGCTGGCCCGGGTGGCCGGTCCCACACGGGCCGGCGGCCTGGGCCTGATCGCCGCGGCCGACCTGGCGATCTGCGCGGCGGAGGCCACCTTCGCCTTCACCGAGGTACGGATCGGGGTGATCCCGGCGGTGATCTCGGCGACGGTGCTGCCCCGGCTGCTGCCCCGGGCGGCGGCCGAGCTGTACCTCACCGGGGACACCTTCGACGGCCGGCGGGCCGCCGAGATCGGCCTGGTCACCGCTGCGGTGCCCGGCGACGAGCTGGACGCCACGGTGGCGCGCTACCTCGACTCGCTGGTGCGCGGGGCGCCGACGGCGCTGGCCGGCGCGAAGGACCTGCTGCACCGCCCGCCCGGCACCGACCTGCGCGCCGAGCTGGCGGAGCTGTCCGCGCTCTCCACCGGCTACTTCCTCTCCGGTGACGGCATCGAGGGGGTCACCGCGTTCCGGGAGAAGCGCCCACCCCGCTGGGTCGCCGAACTCGACAGGTGA
- a CDS encoding phytanoyl-CoA dioxygenase family protein — protein MAFDYGDRTGYEPISDVDRKEFHEQGFLLLRNVLTEDHRAALEAAVDRVYEEEKAKGKTTKDGTLHLLGFLERDELFGDLLTHPIAFPYMWGLAGWNIYSHHNHLDVTPPAAEPEKPYWGWHQDGYRQNSDPETMDPNLPRPMFSLKVAYVLSDLSEHGRGATKVIPGSHLWNSLPRPADTTVHNPDPEGTVEITAKPGDAFIFDRRQWHSRSTNLSTITRKMLFVGYTYRWIRPLDELHIDQNGEWWNNRTPVQRQLCGEGTHTANYWGINWDGYIDDEIPLRKELKERGQLNRNIPWLR, from the coding sequence GTGGCTTTCGACTACGGCGACCGGACCGGCTACGAACCGATCAGCGACGTCGATCGCAAGGAGTTCCACGAGCAGGGCTTCCTCCTGCTGCGCAACGTCCTGACCGAGGACCACCGGGCCGCTCTCGAGGCCGCGGTCGACCGGGTGTACGAGGAGGAGAAGGCCAAGGGCAAGACCACCAAGGACGGCACCCTGCACCTGCTGGGCTTCCTCGAGCGCGACGAGCTCTTCGGTGACCTGCTCACCCACCCGATCGCCTTCCCGTACATGTGGGGCCTGGCCGGGTGGAACATCTACTCGCACCACAACCACCTCGACGTCACCCCGCCGGCTGCGGAGCCGGAGAAGCCGTACTGGGGGTGGCACCAGGACGGGTACCGGCAGAACTCCGACCCGGAGACGATGGACCCGAACCTGCCCCGGCCGATGTTCTCGCTGAAGGTCGCCTACGTGCTCTCCGACCTCTCGGAGCACGGTCGCGGCGCGACCAAGGTGATCCCGGGCAGCCACCTGTGGAACTCGCTGCCCCGTCCGGCGGACACCACGGTGCACAACCCGGACCCGGAGGGCACCGTCGAGATCACCGCCAAGCCGGGCGACGCGTTCATCTTCGACCGCCGCCAGTGGCACTCGCGGTCGACGAACCTGTCGACGATCACCCGCAAGATGCTCTTCGTGGGCTACACCTACCGGTGGATCCGCCCGCTGGACGAGCTGCACATCGACCAGAACGGCGAGTGGTGGAACAACCGCACGCCGGTGCAGCGCCAGCTCTGCGGTGAGGGCACCCACACCGCGAACTACTGGGGCATCAACTGGGACGGCTACATCGACGACGAGATCCCGCTGCGCAAGGAGCTCAAGGAGCGCGGTCAGCTCAACCGCAACATCCCCTGGCTCCGCTGA
- a CDS encoding MOSC domain-containing protein: protein MTAKLISVNLAVITEAEWAGDASGRSGIDKRPAAGRVTVRADEVVGDFIAERAHHGGPDQAVYAYATEDAQWWEAELGRPVPPGRFGENLSTLGVDVTGAVIGEQWAIGSALLQVTKPRTPCRTFAGFWGEPDLIKRFTVRAAPGAYLRVLRAGTVGAGDPVEVVHRPTHGVTIGEVFRALSLEPALLPRLLDAEDLPESTRAKVHRRLRTPTG, encoded by the coding sequence ATGACGGCGAAACTGATCTCGGTGAACCTCGCGGTGATCACCGAGGCGGAGTGGGCCGGTGACGCCAGCGGGCGCAGCGGCATCGACAAGCGGCCGGCCGCCGGGCGGGTGACCGTACGCGCCGACGAGGTGGTCGGTGACTTCATCGCCGAACGGGCCCACCACGGCGGTCCCGACCAGGCGGTGTACGCGTACGCCACGGAGGACGCGCAGTGGTGGGAGGCGGAGTTGGGCCGGCCCGTGCCACCGGGACGCTTCGGCGAGAACCTGAGCACGCTCGGGGTCGACGTGACCGGCGCGGTGATCGGGGAGCAGTGGGCGATCGGGTCCGCGCTGTTGCAGGTCACCAAGCCGCGTACGCCGTGCCGGACGTTCGCCGGGTTCTGGGGCGAACCGGACCTGATCAAGCGGTTCACCGTACGCGCGGCGCCCGGGGCGTACCTGCGGGTGCTGCGGGCGGGCACGGTGGGCGCCGGCGATCCGGTCGAGGTGGTGCACCGGCCGACGCACGGGGTCACCATCGGTGAGGTGTTCCGGGCGCTGAGCCTGGAACCCGCACTGCTGCCCCGGCTGCTGGACGCCGAGGACCTGCCCGAGTCGACCCGCGCCAAGGTGCACCGGCGGCTGCGTACGCCCACCGGCTGA
- a CDS encoding carbohydrate ABC transporter permease, with product MALNGAGLLVAVFAGFPVYWMITTSLKPSSEIFASTPRPLPAEPTLAHYRQILTGNLIPGVSYTDFFLNSLLVAVTTVLLSGLVALLAATAVARFRFTLRTSFLIMLLVVQMIPLEALVIPLFLMIQRLGLYNTLPSLILTYLGFSLPFAIWMLRGFVAAVPKELEEAAAIDGANRAQIFRRILFPLVAPGLVATSIFSFITAWNELIFALTLVNRQDRYTLPVAMTFFFGRDETAWGPVMAASTLFTLPVIVFFLLVQRRMVSGLVAGAVKG from the coding sequence ATCGCCCTCAACGGCGCCGGCCTGCTGGTGGCGGTCTTCGCCGGCTTCCCGGTCTACTGGATGATCACCACCTCGCTCAAGCCGAGCAGTGAGATCTTCGCCAGCACCCCGCGCCCGCTCCCGGCCGAGCCGACGCTGGCGCACTACCGCCAGATCCTCACCGGAAATCTGATCCCCGGGGTCAGCTACACCGACTTCTTCCTCAACAGCCTGCTCGTCGCGGTGACCACGGTGCTGCTGAGCGGCCTGGTGGCACTGCTCGCCGCCACCGCCGTGGCCCGGTTCCGCTTCACCCTCCGGACCAGCTTCCTGATCATGCTGCTGGTGGTGCAGATGATCCCGCTGGAGGCGCTGGTCATCCCGCTGTTCCTGATGATCCAGCGGCTCGGCCTCTACAACACCCTGCCCAGCCTGATCCTCACCTACCTCGGCTTCTCGCTGCCGTTCGCGATCTGGATGCTGCGCGGCTTCGTCGCGGCCGTACCCAAGGAACTGGAGGAGGCCGCGGCCATCGACGGCGCCAACCGCGCGCAGATCTTCCGCCGGATCCTGTTCCCGCTGGTGGCGCCGGGTCTGGTCGCGACGAGCATCTTCTCCTTCATCACCGCCTGGAACGAGCTGATCTTCGCGTTGACCCTCGTCAACCGGCAGGACCGCTACACGTTGCCGGTGGCGATGACCTTCTTCTTCGGGCGCGACGAGACCGCCTGGGGACCGGTGATGGCCGCCTCCACCCTGTTCACCCTGCCGGTGATCGTCTTCTTCCTGCTGGTGCAACGGCGGATGGTCTCCGGCCTGGTGGCCGGCGCGGTCAAGGGCTGA
- a CDS encoding carbohydrate ABC transporter permease, with protein sequence MTTLTETPEAAAARETPVRRRRRVDRLPYLLLLPCLVVIGVLLLWPLGQVVVMSFHRLDNVRQVRGDRDWPWVGLGNYAQILGDPFFWTVLRNTVLFAAANVALTMVLGTLVGLLLHRLGRRMAAFVAGCVMLAWATPALTGTIVWKWIFNDTSGLVTWAFNALPDGLSQTIFGRTDWTGYGWFNSPLLFFAILTLVVVWHSFPFVAVSVLAGLKSVPSELHEAARVDGAGPWRVFWQVTVPLLRPVFGILVVLSTIWDFKVFTQYYVLAGGTQDRPTFMLSVYSYAEAFSPPPKYGLGAAVAVILTLILLVVTGVYVRMVLRQEEQA encoded by the coding sequence GTGACCACGCTGACCGAGACACCGGAGGCCGCTGCCGCGCGGGAGACCCCCGTGCGGCGGCGCCGCCGAGTGGACCGCCTGCCGTACCTGCTGTTGCTGCCCTGCCTGGTGGTCATCGGCGTCCTGCTGCTCTGGCCGCTCGGCCAGGTGGTGGTGATGTCCTTCCACCGGCTGGACAACGTCCGCCAGGTACGCGGCGACCGGGACTGGCCCTGGGTCGGGCTGGGCAACTACGCCCAGATCCTCGGTGACCCGTTCTTCTGGACCGTGCTGCGCAACACGGTCCTGTTCGCCGCGGCCAACGTGGCGCTGACGATGGTCCTCGGCACCCTGGTCGGGCTGCTGCTCCACCGGTTGGGCCGGCGGATGGCGGCGTTCGTGGCCGGTTGCGTGATGCTCGCCTGGGCCACCCCCGCACTGACCGGCACCATCGTCTGGAAGTGGATCTTCAACGACACCAGCGGGCTGGTCACCTGGGCCTTCAACGCCCTGCCGGACGGGCTCTCGCAGACGATCTTCGGCCGCACCGACTGGACCGGGTACGGCTGGTTCAACTCCCCGCTGCTGTTCTTCGCGATCCTCACGCTGGTGGTGGTCTGGCACTCCTTCCCGTTCGTGGCGGTCAGCGTGCTGGCCGGCCTCAAGAGCGTGCCGAGCGAGCTGCACGAGGCGGCCCGGGTCGACGGTGCCGGGCCGTGGCGGGTGTTCTGGCAGGTCACCGTGCCGTTGCTGCGGCCGGTCTTCGGCATCCTGGTGGTGCTCTCCACGATCTGGGACTTCAAGGTCTTCACCCAGTACTACGTGCTCGCCGGCGGCACCCAGGACCGACCGACCTTCATGCTCTCCGTCTACTCGTACGCCGAGGCGTTCTCACCCCCGCCCAAGTACGGCCTCGGCGCGGCGGTCGCGGTGATCCTCACGCTGATCCTGCTGGTCGTCACCGGCGTGTACGTGCGGATGGTGCTCAGGCAGGAGGAGCAGGCGTGA
- a CDS encoding sugar ABC transporter substrate-binding protein, producing MNRWKRLVPVTAVVATTAMVLVGCGGSGDDAADPSRLTVWMMGEGSEAQTAFLDAVETEFRTMHPDTDVVVQYVPWLEAPTKFQAALAGGEGPDITELGNTETQGWAAQEALADVTDRMNGWAEGKDILPDLVRNAQLDGRQYGVPWYAGVRGIYYRTDWFAEAGVQPPTTWDELVTAAKAVQAVKPGTYGIALPGNSELPFYSFLWGAGGEIATRQGDAWTSGLTSPQAQQAVRFWTDLVTVHKVAPPAAAGWNEIDARTQFATGKAAMAFAGSWQQGAIAKDNPEIEKVWGTFPIPGPDGRPAPAFAGGSDLAVWQDSQRQDLAWDYLTVLLNKKNAQKFADSLGFFPVYSDLVGGDRYANDKIMAAFATTMRNTKLTPLTPRWVEVSRTKTVTQAMNSSVMKGQKTVEQATADAAAEMESILNAK from the coding sequence GTGAACAGGTGGAAACGGCTGGTCCCGGTCACCGCCGTGGTGGCCACGACCGCCATGGTGCTGGTCGGCTGCGGTGGCTCCGGCGACGACGCGGCCGACCCCAGCCGGCTGACGGTCTGGATGATGGGCGAGGGTAGCGAGGCGCAGACCGCGTTCCTCGACGCCGTGGAGACCGAGTTCCGCACCATGCACCCGGACACCGACGTGGTCGTGCAGTACGTCCCCTGGCTGGAGGCGCCCACGAAGTTCCAGGCCGCGCTCGCCGGTGGCGAAGGCCCCGACATCACCGAGCTGGGCAACACCGAGACGCAGGGCTGGGCGGCGCAGGAGGCCCTCGCCGACGTGACCGACCGGATGAACGGCTGGGCCGAGGGCAAGGACATCCTGCCTGACCTGGTGCGCAACGCCCAGCTCGACGGACGGCAGTACGGCGTGCCCTGGTACGCCGGAGTCCGGGGCATCTACTACCGCACCGACTGGTTCGCCGAGGCCGGCGTGCAACCGCCGACGACCTGGGACGAGCTGGTGACGGCGGCGAAGGCGGTGCAAGCCGTCAAGCCCGGCACGTACGGCATCGCCCTGCCCGGCAACTCCGAGCTGCCGTTCTACTCGTTCCTCTGGGGCGCCGGCGGCGAGATCGCCACCCGGCAGGGCGACGCCTGGACCTCCGGCCTGACCTCGCCGCAGGCACAACAGGCGGTGAGGTTCTGGACCGACCTGGTGACCGTCCACAAGGTCGCCCCACCGGCCGCCGCCGGCTGGAACGAGATCGACGCGCGGACCCAGTTCGCCACCGGCAAAGCGGCGATGGCGTTCGCCGGGAGTTGGCAGCAGGGCGCGATCGCCAAGGACAACCCGGAGATCGAGAAGGTCTGGGGCACCTTCCCCATCCCGGGCCCGGACGGGCGGCCCGCACCCGCCTTCGCCGGTGGTTCCGACCTGGCGGTCTGGCAGGACAGTCAGCGTCAGGACCTCGCCTGGGACTACCTCACCGTCCTGCTGAACAAGAAGAACGCCCAAAAGTTCGCGGACAGCCTCGGCTTCTTCCCGGTCTACTCCGACCTGGTGGGCGGCGACCGGTACGCGAATGACAAGATCATGGCGGCGTTCGCGACCACGATGCGGAACACCAAGCTCACGCCGCTCACCCCCAGGTGGGTCGAGGTCAGCCGGACCAAGACGGTGACCCAGGCGATGAACAGCTCGGTCATGAAGGGTCAGAAGACGGTCGAACAGGCCACCGCCGACGCGGCCGCGGAGATGGAAAGCATCCTCAACGCCAAGTGA
- a CDS encoding GlsB/YeaQ/YmgE family stress response membrane protein — MEFTVWGIITALIVGLIIGALGRLVVPGRQPMPIWLHMLIGVGAALLGTVIARASGFAETAGIDWRELMLQVLLAAVAVALVAGVGRGRRGVTR, encoded by the coding sequence ATGGAGTTCACCGTCTGGGGCATCATCACCGCGCTGATCGTCGGTCTGATCATCGGCGCGCTGGGGCGCCTGGTGGTGCCGGGCCGGCAGCCGATGCCGATCTGGCTGCACATGCTGATCGGTGTCGGTGCGGCTCTGCTCGGCACGGTCATCGCCCGCGCTTCGGGCTTCGCCGAGACCGCCGGTATCGACTGGCGGGAGCTGATGCTCCAGGTCCTGCTGGCCGCCGTCGCGGTGGCGCTGGTCGCAGGGGTGGGCCGCGGCCGCCGGGGTGTCACCCGGTAA
- a CDS encoding GlsB/YeaQ/YmgE family stress response membrane protein, whose amino-acid sequence MELTVWGIITALFVGLIIGALGRLVVPGRQDMPIWLHMVIGVGAALLGTVLARAAGIATSTAGIDWGELLVQVAVAAIAVAVVAGVGGRRRGVSHR is encoded by the coding sequence ATGGAGCTCACCGTCTGGGGCATCATCACCGCACTGTTCGTGGGTCTGATCATCGGCGCGCTGGGCCGCCTCGTGGTCCCGGGCCGGCAGGACATGCCGATCTGGCTGCACATGGTCATCGGCGTCGGCGCCGCGCTGCTGGGCACCGTTCTCGCCCGGGCCGCGGGCATCGCGACGTCCACCGCCGGCATCGACTGGGGCGAGCTCCTGGTGCAGGTCGCGGTGGCAGCGATCGCCGTGGCCGTGGTGGCCGGGGTCGGCGGTCGTCGCCGTGGTGTCAGCCACCGGTAA
- the lepA gene encoding translation elongation factor 4 gives MPPTLDPGANAPGATDPGRIRNFCIIAHIDHGKSTLADRMLQLTGVVDPRQMRAQYLDRMDIERERGITIKSQAVRMPWTIREGERTGEQAVLNMIDTPGHVDFTYEVSRSLAACEGAVLLVDAAQGIEAQTLANLYLALENDLHIIPVLNKIDLPAAQPEKYAEELAHLIGGDPADCIKVSGKTGVGVPHLLDEIVRQFVPPVGDADAPARAMIFDSVYDVYRGVVTYVRVVDGRISARDRIKMMSTGAVHELLEIGVISPEMVKSDALGVGEVGYLITGVKDVRQSRVGDTVTINGRPAAEALGGYKDPKPMVYSGLYPIDGSDYPALRDALDKLKLNDAALTYEPETSGALGFGFRCGFLGLLHLEIIGERLEREFNLDLISTAPNVVYRAIQEDGVEIVVTNPSEYPTGKIAEVYEPTVRASVLTPNDYVGAVMELCQGRRGNLLGMEYLSADRVELRYTLPLAEIIFDFFDQLKSRTKGYASLDYEPTDEQASDLVKVDILLHGEPVDAFSAIVHKDKAYAYGTTIAAKLRNLIPRQQFEVPIQAAIGSRVIARETIRAIRKDVLAKCYGGDISRKRKLLEKQKEGKKRMKMVGRVEVPQEAFIAALSSDSGDGKQAGKK, from the coding sequence GTGCCACCGACGCTCGATCCCGGCGCGAACGCTCCTGGTGCCACCGACCCGGGGCGGATCAGGAACTTCTGCATCATCGCCCACATCGACCACGGAAAGTCGACCCTGGCCGACCGGATGTTGCAGCTCACCGGTGTGGTCGACCCGCGGCAGATGCGCGCGCAGTACCTCGACCGGATGGACATCGAGCGCGAACGCGGCATCACCATCAAGAGCCAGGCCGTTCGCATGCCGTGGACGATCCGCGAGGGCGAGCGGACCGGTGAGCAGGCCGTGCTCAACATGATCGACACCCCGGGTCACGTGGACTTCACCTACGAGGTGTCCCGCTCGCTGGCCGCCTGCGAGGGTGCCGTCCTGCTGGTCGACGCCGCGCAGGGCATCGAGGCGCAGACGCTGGCCAATCTCTACCTGGCGCTCGAGAACGACCTGCACATCATCCCGGTGCTCAACAAGATCGACCTGCCCGCCGCGCAGCCGGAGAAGTACGCCGAGGAGTTGGCCCACCTGATCGGTGGCGACCCGGCGGACTGCATCAAGGTCTCCGGCAAGACCGGTGTCGGCGTGCCGCACCTGCTCGACGAGATCGTCCGGCAGTTCGTCCCACCGGTCGGCGACGCCGACGCTCCGGCGCGCGCGATGATCTTCGACTCGGTGTACGACGTCTACCGGGGCGTGGTCACCTACGTCCGGGTGGTGGACGGGCGGATCAGTGCCCGGGACCGGATCAAGATGATGTCCACCGGTGCGGTCCACGAGCTGCTGGAGATCGGCGTCATCTCGCCCGAGATGGTGAAGTCCGACGCGCTCGGGGTCGGCGAGGTCGGCTACCTGATCACCGGTGTGAAGGACGTCCGGCAGTCCCGGGTCGGTGACACGGTCACCATCAACGGTCGGCCGGCGGCCGAGGCGCTCGGCGGGTACAAGGACCCGAAGCCGATGGTCTACTCCGGCCTGTACCCGATCGACGGGTCGGACTACCCGGCGCTGCGGGACGCGCTGGACAAGCTCAAGCTCAACGACGCCGCGCTGACCTACGAGCCGGAGACCTCCGGGGCGCTGGGCTTCGGGTTCCGCTGCGGCTTCCTCGGCCTGCTGCACCTGGAGATCATCGGGGAGCGGTTGGAGCGGGAGTTCAACCTGGACCTGATCTCGACCGCTCCGAACGTGGTCTACCGGGCCATCCAGGAGGACGGCGTGGAGATCGTCGTCACCAATCCGAGCGAGTACCCGACCGGCAAGATCGCCGAGGTGTACGAGCCGACGGTGCGCGCCAGCGTGCTCACCCCGAACGACTACGTCGGTGCGGTGATGGAGCTCTGCCAGGGGCGCCGGGGCAATCTGCTCGGCATGGAGTACCTCTCCGCCGACCGGGTGGAGCTGCGCTACACGCTGCCGCTGGCCGAGATCATCTTCGACTTCTTCGACCAGCTCAAGAGCCGGACCAAGGGCTACGCCTCGTTGGACTACGAGCCCACCGACGAGCAGGCGTCCGACCTGGTCAAGGTCGACATCCTGCTGCACGGTGAGCCGGTGGACGCGTTCAGTGCGATCGTGCACAAGGACAAGGCGTACGCGTACGGGACCACGATCGCCGCGAAGCTGCGCAACCTGATCCCGCGCCAGCAGTTCGAGGTGCCGATCCAGGCCGCCATCGGCAGCCGGGTGATCGCCCGGGAGACCATCCGGGCGATCCGCAAGGACGTGCTCGCCAAGTGCTACGGCGGTGACATCAGCCGCAAGCGCAAGCTGCTGGAGAAGCAGAAGGAGGGCAAGAAGCGGATGAAGATGGTGGGCCGGGTCGAGGTCCCCCAGGAAGCCTTCATCGCCGCGCTCTCCTCCGACTCCGGTGACGGGAAGCAGGCGGGCAAGAAGTAG
- a CDS encoding DUF4240 domain-containing protein → MRTEDFWQLIDRARAGGGEPDAIAARAVALLAARDPEEIVGYAEHQRRVLAASYRVDLWGAAYMINYGASDDGFEYFRGWLMTRGREVFARAVADPDSLAELPEVRAASLSGEEFECEDMLAVPWDAYRKATASDMPVAREAARTPDLNDFWDFDNSDEAQRRLPRLAALFVEPPPE, encoded by the coding sequence ATGAGGACCGAGGACTTCTGGCAGCTGATCGACCGGGCCCGCGCCGGTGGCGGGGAGCCGGACGCCATCGCGGCCCGCGCCGTCGCGCTGCTCGCCGCCCGCGACCCGGAGGAGATCGTCGGGTACGCGGAGCACCAGCGGCGGGTGCTCGCCGCCTCCTACCGGGTCGACCTGTGGGGTGCCGCGTACATGATCAACTATGGTGCCTCGGACGACGGCTTCGAGTACTTCCGGGGCTGGCTGATGACGCGGGGCCGGGAGGTCTTCGCCCGTGCGGTCGCCGACCCGGACTCGCTGGCCGAGTTGCCGGAGGTCCGGGCGGCCTCGCTCAGCGGCGAGGAGTTCGAGTGCGAGGACATGCTCGCCGTGCCGTGGGACGCGTACCGCAAGGCGACCGCGTCCGACATGCCGGTGGCGCGTGAGGCGGCGCGGACGCCGGACCTGAACGACTTCTGGGACTTCGACAACTCCGACGAGGCCCAGCGGCGGCTGCCCCGGCTGGCCGCCCTCTTCGTCGAGCCGCCGCCGGAGTGA